One genomic region from Frateuria soli encodes:
- a CDS encoding response regulator produces MNAPVSRQSLSALRRGTPELPERARILIVDDDERNLLAIRTVLEDIADVVLARSGEDALRQLLKGEFAVILLDVYMPGMDGYETAQIIRAREQTKRIPIIFLSAVNKETEHLIRGYSMGAVDYVFKPVEPVVLRSKAAVFVDLYLMTREVRRKAKQEQELLDANLRANAERLRAEQELRLAEQRQAAIIQSLPLVLYLEDQDATPRMPKFVSGNFTAVTGFSYDDVVATPTLWLDRLHPEDRDRVAGALRARRQGRAYAVEYRWQCADGTYKHFLDQAVLLRDADGRPLEYAGTLLDVTDRKNLETQLLHVRKMDALGQLTGGIAHDFNNLLAAVLGGLGLIERRVTLADDQRKVLEMTRHAAQQGAELVSRLLAFARKQKLEPAHIDMANLSANVTQLLGHTLGGLVALEWELQDGLWSPYADETQLELALMNLAINARDAMPDGGKIHIACRNASIGGGDEAAAGDYVVLAISDTGCGIAPDMLERVTEPFFTTKAVGKGTGLGLSMVYGFAQQSGGTMRIESHLDQGTTVELWLPRASEAARSPVAIATNGATRSNRTRNILLVDDHEGVRATTAAMLEDLGHRVTTASDGEHVSQLMQTEHLQAIDFIISDYAMPLVSGSEVIRKLRAVKPGLPGIIISGYADKAAISGAPEGVIVVSKPFTANQLQDAIAAAAHAGT; encoded by the coding sequence ATGAACGCACCCGTCTCGCGCCAATCCCTGTCCGCCCTGCGCCGCGGCACTCCCGAACTTCCCGAGCGGGCGCGCATCCTCATCGTCGATGACGACGAACGCAACCTGCTGGCCATCCGCACCGTGCTGGAGGACATCGCCGACGTGGTGCTCGCCCGCTCCGGCGAGGATGCGCTGAGGCAGCTCCTCAAGGGCGAGTTCGCGGTGATCCTGCTGGACGTCTACATGCCCGGCATGGACGGTTACGAGACCGCGCAGATCATCCGTGCGCGCGAGCAGACCAAGCGCATTCCGATCATCTTCCTCTCGGCGGTCAACAAGGAAACCGAACACCTGATCCGCGGCTATTCGATGGGCGCGGTCGACTACGTGTTCAAGCCGGTCGAGCCGGTGGTGCTGCGCTCCAAGGCGGCGGTGTTCGTCGACCTGTACCTGATGACCCGCGAGGTGCGGCGCAAGGCGAAGCAGGAGCAGGAACTGCTGGACGCCAACCTGCGCGCGAACGCCGAGCGCCTGCGCGCCGAGCAGGAGCTGCGCCTGGCCGAACAGCGCCAGGCGGCGATCATCCAGTCGCTGCCGCTGGTGCTCTACCTGGAGGACCAGGACGCGACGCCGCGCATGCCCAAGTTCGTCAGTGGCAACTTCACCGCCGTCACGGGCTTCAGCTACGACGATGTCGTCGCCACCCCCACGCTGTGGCTGGATCGGCTGCACCCGGAGGACCGTGACCGCGTCGCGGGCGCCCTGCGCGCACGCCGCCAGGGCCGCGCCTATGCGGTGGAGTATCGCTGGCAGTGCGCCGACGGCACCTACAAGCACTTCCTCGACCAGGCGGTGCTGCTGCGCGACGCCGACGGCCGGCCACTGGAGTACGCCGGCACCCTGCTCGACGTCACCGACCGCAAGAACCTCGAGACGCAGTTGCTGCACGTGCGCAAGATGGACGCGCTGGGCCAGTTGACCGGTGGCATCGCGCACGACTTCAACAACCTGCTCGCGGCCGTGCTCGGCGGCCTGGGCCTGATCGAACGGCGCGTGACGCTGGCCGATGACCAGCGCAAGGTGCTGGAGATGACCCGCCACGCCGCCCAGCAGGGGGCCGAACTGGTCTCCCGCCTGCTCGCCTTTGCGCGCAAGCAGAAGCTCGAGCCCGCGCACATCGACATGGCGAACCTGTCCGCGAACGTCACCCAGTTGCTGGGCCACACGCTGGGCGGGCTGGTCGCGCTGGAGTGGGAGCTGCAGGACGGTCTGTGGTCGCCCTATGCCGACGAGACCCAGCTCGAGCTGGCGCTGATGAACCTGGCGATCAATGCGCGCGACGCGATGCCCGATGGCGGCAAGATCCACATCGCCTGCCGCAACGCCAGCATCGGCGGCGGCGACGAGGCCGCAGCGGGCGATTACGTGGTACTGGCCATCTCCGACACCGGCTGCGGCATCGCGCCGGACATGCTCGAGCGCGTCACCGAGCCGTTCTTCACCACCAAGGCGGTCGGCAAGGGCACGGGGCTGGGCCTGTCCATGGTCTACGGCTTCGCCCAGCAGTCGGGCGGCACCATGCGCATCGAGAGCCACCTGGACCAGGGCACCACGGTCGAGCTGTGGCTGCCACGCGCAAGCGAGGCGGCACGCAGCCCGGTCGCCATCGCGACCAACGGCGCCACCCGCAGCAACCGCACCCGCAATATCCTGCTCGTCGACGACCACGAGGGCGTGCGCGCCACGACCGCAGCCATGCTGGAGGACCTGGGGCATCGGGTCACCACGGCATCCGATGGCGAACACGTGAGCCAGCTCATGCAGACCGAGCACCTGCAGGCGATCGACTTCATCATCAGCGACTACGCCATGCCGCTGGTTTCGGGCTCGGAGGTGATCCGCAAGCTGCGCGCGGTCAAGCCGGGGTTGCCGGGCATCATCATCAGCGGTTACGCCGACAAGGCGGCCATTTCCGGCGCGCCCGAAGGGGTGATCGTGGTGTCCAAGCCGTTCACCGCGAACCAGTTGCAGGACGCCATCGCCGCGGCCGCGCACGCCGGCACGTAG
- a CDS encoding 2-oxoglutarate dehydrogenase E1 component, which translates to MSTNLIREFSESSQLAGGNADYVEQLYESWLADPASVTADWAGYFESFKGRGSDTPHSAVIARIEAAQKQRRTAGAPVDDAHARKQAGVLRLLTAYRSRGHLAADLDPLGLANKMEAPDLGLAFHGLSEADLDTEFDCGTYAGGGQRMKLRELLARLKKTYASSIGAEFMYISDHAQRAWIYTRLEQANGSAGLDARGKKRVLAGLTAAEGLERYLHTKYVGQKRFSLEGGDSLIPMVDDVVTSAGDNGVKDMVIGMAHRGRLNVLVNILGKPPKTLFNEFEGKFEHPDDPAHSGDVKYHMGFSADVRTPDGNGVHVALAFNPSHLEIVNPVVAGSVHARQIRRHDGERTQSMAVLIHGDAAFAGQGVNMELFQMSQARGFRIGGSLHIVINNQVGFTTSNPQDARSTLYCTDLAKMVNAPVLHVNGDDPEAVIEVTRLAYDFRRQFRKDVVIDLVCYRRHGHNEADEPSATQPVMYQIIRKRPTTRDLYAQQLVKEGVLAEGDAQKELDAYRDRLEAGGSMTALDSSPQRDIHVDWSRFVGGKLATQVDTGVPKQKLLELANKLLELPADVTLQPRVAKIYDDRRKMAAGEHPADWGFAENLAYATLIDQDYNLRLVGQDSGRGTFFHRHAVLHDQKDGHTYMPLATVRPGADVEIIDSLLSEEAVMAFEYGHSTTDPQTLNIWEAQFGDFANGAQVVIDQFISSGEAKWNRLCGLALFLPHGYEGQGPEHSSARLERFLQLCAMDNMQVCVPTTPAQAFHMIRRQMVRPVRKPLIVMTPKSLLRHKLAVSSLDELAGGEFQLVIGEHRDLAPKKVKRVVLCSGKVYYDLLEDAEKRGLTDVAIVRVEQLYPFPRPRVVEELARYPSAREVVWCQEEPMNQGAWFQIRHHLQACAGPKHSLSYAGRGRSPAPAAGHFNTHVAEQTALVEQALVAPIGDDQSAE; encoded by the coding sequence GTGAGCACGAACCTGATTCGCGAGTTTTCCGAGTCCTCCCAACTCGCTGGCGGCAACGCCGATTACGTCGAACAGCTGTACGAGTCCTGGCTGGCCGACCCGGCGTCGGTGACCGCCGACTGGGCCGGTTACTTCGAATCGTTCAAGGGTCGCGGCAGCGACACCCCGCATTCGGCTGTCATCGCCCGCATCGAGGCGGCCCAGAAGCAGCGCCGCACCGCCGGCGCTCCGGTCGACGACGCACACGCGCGCAAGCAGGCCGGCGTGCTGCGCCTGCTCACCGCCTACCGCTCGCGTGGCCACCTGGCCGCCGACCTGGACCCGCTGGGCCTGGCCAACAAGATGGAGGCGCCGGACCTGGGCCTGGCCTTCCACGGCCTGTCCGAGGCCGACCTCGACACCGAGTTCGATTGCGGCACCTACGCCGGCGGCGGCCAGCGCATGAAGCTGCGCGAACTGCTGGCGCGCCTGAAGAAGACCTACGCCAGCTCGATCGGCGCGGAGTTCATGTACATCTCCGACCACGCGCAGCGCGCGTGGATCTACACCCGGCTGGAGCAGGCCAACGGCAGCGCCGGCCTGGACGCCAGGGGCAAGAAGCGCGTGCTGGCCGGCCTGACCGCGGCCGAAGGCCTGGAGCGCTACCTGCACACCAAGTACGTCGGCCAGAAGCGCTTCTCGCTGGAAGGCGGCGACAGCCTGATCCCGATGGTGGACGACGTGGTCACCTCGGCCGGCGACAACGGCGTCAAGGACATGGTCATCGGCATGGCCCACCGCGGCCGCCTGAACGTGCTGGTCAACATCCTGGGCAAGCCGCCCAAGACCCTGTTCAACGAGTTCGAGGGCAAGTTCGAGCATCCGGACGATCCGGCCCACTCGGGCGACGTGAAGTACCACATGGGCTTTTCCGCCGACGTGCGCACGCCCGACGGCAACGGCGTGCACGTTGCGCTGGCGTTCAATCCCTCGCATCTGGAAATCGTCAACCCGGTGGTCGCCGGTTCCGTGCATGCGCGGCAGATCCGCCGCCACGACGGCGAACGCACCCAGTCGATGGCGGTACTGATCCACGGCGACGCGGCCTTCGCCGGCCAGGGCGTCAACATGGAGCTGTTCCAGATGTCGCAGGCGCGCGGCTTCAGGATCGGCGGCAGCCTGCACATCGTGATCAACAACCAGGTCGGCTTCACCACCTCCAACCCGCAGGACGCGCGCTCCACGCTGTACTGCACCGACCTGGCCAAGATGGTCAACGCGCCGGTGCTGCACGTGAACGGCGACGACCCCGAGGCGGTGATCGAGGTGACCCGCCTGGCCTACGACTTCCGCAGGCAGTTCCGCAAGGACGTCGTGATCGACCTGGTCTGCTATCGCCGCCACGGCCACAACGAAGCGGACGAACCCTCCGCCACGCAGCCGGTGATGTACCAGATCATCAGGAAGCGCCCGACCACGCGTGACCTGTACGCGCAGCAGCTGGTCAAGGAAGGCGTGCTGGCCGAAGGTGATGCGCAGAAGGAGCTCGACGCCTACCGCGACCGCCTCGAAGCCGGCGGCTCGATGACCGCGCTCGACTCCAGCCCGCAGCGCGACATCCACGTGGACTGGAGCCGCTTCGTCGGCGGCAAGCTTGCCACCCAGGTCGACACCGGCGTGCCGAAGCAGAAGCTGCTGGAGCTGGCCAACAAGCTGCTCGAACTCCCGGCCGACGTCACGCTGCAACCGCGCGTGGCCAAGATCTACGACGACCGCCGCAAGATGGCAGCCGGCGAACACCCGGCCGACTGGGGCTTCGCCGAGAACCTGGCCTACGCGACGCTGATCGACCAGGACTACAACCTGCGCCTGGTCGGCCAGGATTCCGGCCGCGGCACCTTCTTCCACCGCCATGCGGTGCTGCACGACCAGAAGGACGGCCACACCTACATGCCGCTGGCCACCGTGCGCCCCGGCGCCGACGTCGAGATCATCGACTCGCTGCTTTCCGAGGAAGCGGTGATGGCCTTCGAATACGGCCACTCCACCACCGATCCGCAGACACTGAACATCTGGGAAGCCCAGTTCGGCGACTTCGCCAACGGCGCGCAGGTGGTGATCGACCAGTTCATCAGCTCCGGCGAGGCCAAGTGGAACCGTCTGTGCGGACTGGCGCTGTTCCTGCCGCACGGCTACGAGGGCCAGGGTCCGGAGCACTCCTCCGCGCGCCTTGAGCGCTTCCTGCAGCTGTGCGCGATGGACAACATGCAGGTCTGCGTGCCGACCACCCCGGCGCAGGCCTTCCACATGATCCGCCGCCAGATGGTGCGCCCGGTGCGCAAGCCGCTGATCGTGATGACGCCCAAGTCGCTGTTGCGCCACAAGCTGGCGGTGTCCTCGCTGGACGAACTGGCCGGCGGCGAGTTCCAGCTGGTGATCGGCGAGCACCGCGACCTCGCGCCCAAGAAGGTCAAGCGCGTGGTGCTCTGCTCGGGCAAGGTCTACTACGACCTGCTGGAGGACGCGGAGAAGCGCGGGCTGACGGACGTGGCCATCGTGCGCGTCGAGCAGCTCTATCCATTCCCGCGCCCGCGCGTGGTCGAGGAGCTGGCCAGGTACCCGTCGGCCAGGGAAGTGGTGTGGTGCCAGGAGGAGCCGATGAACCAGGGCGCCTGGTTCCAGATCCGCCATCACCTGCAGGCCTGCGCCGGCCCGAAGCACAGCCTCTCCTACGCCGGCCGCGGTCGTTCGCCCGCCCCGGCCGCCGGCCACTTCAACACCCACGTCGCCGAACAGACGGCGCTCGTCGAGCAGGCGCTGGTCGCGCCGATCGGCGACGACCAGTCGGCGGAGTAA
- the odhB gene encoding 2-oxoglutarate dehydrogenase complex dihydrolipoyllysine-residue succinyltransferase, with protein MSIEVKVPVLPESVSDATIASWHKKVGDAVKRDENLVDLETDKVVLEVPSPVDGVLKEIRHQAGDTVNSQQVIAILEEGAAAPAPAAAAKEEPKAAAPAPAKAEAPKAGKGVDELSPAGRRVATEEHIDPSRVSGTGRDGRVTKEDLVNYGKGGAAPAPSAPAAKPTPGARPEERVPMTRMRAKIAERLMQSKNSIAMLTSFNEVNLAEVVKMRKVLGEQFQKTHGIKLGFMSFFVKAAAEALKRHPIVNASVDGNDIIYHGYQDISIAVSTDKGLVTPVLRDVQDMGFADIEKSIADYARKARDGKLALDDLQGGTFTITNGGTFGSLLSTPIVNPPQSAILGMHTIKERAIVENGQVIAAPMMYIAISYDHRIIDGKDAVLFLVDIKDQLENPQRMLLGL; from the coding sequence ATGTCCATCGAAGTCAAAGTCCCCGTCCTGCCCGAGTCGGTCTCCGACGCCACCATCGCCAGCTGGCACAAGAAGGTCGGCGATGCGGTCAAGCGCGACGAGAACCTGGTCGACCTTGAAACCGACAAGGTGGTCCTGGAAGTTCCCTCGCCGGTCGACGGCGTGCTCAAGGAAATCAGGCACCAGGCCGGCGACACGGTGAACAGCCAGCAGGTCATCGCGATCCTGGAGGAAGGCGCCGCCGCGCCGGCCCCCGCGGCCGCGGCGAAGGAAGAGCCGAAGGCCGCTGCCCCCGCTCCGGCCAAGGCCGAAGCGCCGAAGGCCGGCAAGGGCGTGGACGAACTCTCCCCGGCCGGCCGCCGCGTCGCCACCGAGGAACACATCGACCCGTCCCGGGTCTCAGGCACCGGCCGCGACGGCCGCGTGACCAAGGAAGACCTGGTCAACTACGGCAAGGGCGGCGCCGCGCCGGCCCCGTCCGCACCGGCGGCCAAGCCCACCCCGGGCGCCCGTCCGGAAGAGCGCGTGCCGATGACCCGCATGCGCGCCAAGATCGCCGAGCGGCTGATGCAGTCGAAGAACTCGATCGCCATGCTGACCTCGTTCAACGAGGTGAACCTGGCCGAGGTCGTGAAGATGCGCAAGGTCCTGGGCGAGCAGTTCCAGAAGACCCACGGCATCAAGCTCGGCTTCATGAGCTTCTTCGTCAAGGCGGCCGCCGAGGCGCTCAAGCGCCACCCGATCGTCAACGCCTCGGTCGACGGCAACGACATCATCTACCACGGCTACCAGGACATTTCGATCGCCGTGTCCACCGACAAGGGCCTGGTCACGCCGGTGCTGCGCGACGTGCAGGACATGGGCTTCGCCGACATCGAGAAGAGCATCGCCGACTACGCCAGGAAGGCGCGTGACGGCAAGCTCGCTCTGGACGACCTGCAGGGCGGCACCTTCACCATCACCAATGGCGGTACCTTCGGCTCGCTGCTCTCCACGCCGATCGTCAACCCGCCGCAGAGCGCGATCCTGGGCATGCACACGATCAAGGAACGCGCGATCGTCGAGAACGGCCAGGTCATCGCCGCGCCGATGATGTACATCGCCATCTCCTACGACCACCGCATCATCGACGGCAAGGACGCGGTGCTGTTCCTGGTCGACATCAAGGATCAGCTGGAGAATCCGCAAAGGATGCTTCTCGGCCTGTGA
- the lpdA gene encoding dihydrolipoyl dehydrogenase, which yields MSEQFDVIVIGAGPAGYVAAIRAAQLGLKTACVDDFTGKDGKQALGGTCLNVGCIPSKALLDSSRQFWNISHNFPAHGISVEGAKVDLGTFIGRKDKIVKQFTGGIGQLFKANKVTAFYGKGKLLKGNQVEVTGKDGSRQTLAATNVILASGSVPIELPFARFDGKAVVDNAGALDFTEVPKRLGVIGAGVIGLELGSVWKRMGAEVTVLEALPDFLGAADADIAKIALKEFTKQGLAIKLGAKVSKAEVKKDGVHLTYTDKDGEQRLTVDKLLVAVGRRAYTDGLLAEDTGVKLDERGRIVVDEHNHTGVDGVWAIGDAVRGPMLAHKGSEEGVAVAEWIAGKAGHVNFDTIPWVIYTEPEIAWAGKTEKQLKDEGVPYKVGTFPFAAIGRAVAMNEGVGQVKMLAHAETDRILGVHMVGPGVSELIAECVVAMEFKGSSEDLARIVHAHPTLSEAVHEAALSVDKRAIHKGN from the coding sequence ATGAGCGAACAATTCGACGTCATCGTCATCGGCGCCGGCCCGGCCGGCTACGTGGCCGCGATCCGCGCCGCGCAGCTGGGCCTGAAGACCGCCTGTGTCGACGACTTCACCGGCAAGGACGGCAAGCAGGCGCTGGGCGGCACCTGCCTCAACGTGGGCTGCATCCCGTCCAAGGCGCTGCTCGACTCCTCGCGCCAGTTCTGGAACATCTCGCACAACTTCCCGGCCCACGGCATCAGCGTGGAAGGCGCCAAGGTGGACCTGGGCACCTTCATCGGCCGCAAGGACAAGATCGTCAAGCAGTTCACCGGCGGCATCGGCCAGCTGTTCAAGGCCAACAAGGTCACCGCGTTCTACGGCAAGGGCAAGCTGCTCAAAGGCAACCAGGTCGAAGTCACGGGCAAGGACGGCTCCAGGCAGACGCTCGCCGCCACCAACGTGATCCTCGCCTCCGGCTCGGTGCCGATCGAGCTGCCGTTCGCCAGGTTCGACGGCAAGGCGGTCGTCGACAACGCCGGTGCGCTGGACTTCACCGAAGTGCCCAAGCGCCTGGGCGTGATCGGCGCCGGCGTGATCGGGCTGGAGCTCGGCAGCGTGTGGAAGCGCATGGGCGCCGAGGTCACCGTGCTCGAGGCGCTGCCGGATTTCCTCGGCGCGGCCGACGCGGACATCGCCAAGATCGCGCTGAAGGAGTTCACCAAGCAGGGCCTGGCCATCAAGCTCGGCGCCAAGGTCTCCAAGGCCGAGGTCAAGAAGGATGGCGTGCACCTGACCTACACCGACAAGGACGGCGAGCAGCGGCTCACCGTCGACAAGCTGCTGGTCGCCGTGGGGCGCCGCGCCTACACCGACGGCCTGCTGGCCGAGGACACCGGCGTCAAGCTGGACGAGCGCGGTCGCATCGTGGTCGACGAGCACAATCACACCGGCGTCGACGGCGTGTGGGCGATCGGCGATGCCGTGCGCGGCCCGATGCTGGCGCACAAGGGTTCCGAGGAAGGCGTGGCGGTGGCCGAGTGGATCGCCGGCAAGGCCGGCCACGTCAACTTCGACACCATCCCCTGGGTGATCTACACCGAGCCGGAAATCGCCTGGGCCGGCAAGACCGAGAAGCAGCTCAAGGACGAAGGCGTGCCTTACAAGGTCGGCACCTTCCCGTTCGCAGCCATCGGTCGTGCCGTAGCGATGAACGAGGGCGTCGGCCAGGTGAAGATGCTCGCCCACGCCGAGACCGACCGCATCCTCGGCGTGCACATGGTCGGCCCGGGCGTCTCCGAGCTGATCGCCGAGTGCGTGGTGGCGATGGAGTTCAAGGGCTCCTCCGAGGACCTGGCACGCATCGTCCATGCACACCCGACCTTGTCCGAGGCCGTGCACGAGGCTGCGTTGTCGGTCGACAAGCGCGCCATCCACAAGGGCAACTGA
- a CDS encoding TIGR00730 family Rossman fold protein, whose product MPQPTALCVYCGSSSGSHPDYASQAHAFGTEMARRGIALVYGGGKVGLMGTVADAVLEAGGRAIGVIPRQLLDLEVAHPGLTELVVVETMHQRKTRMYELSDAFAALPGGFGTMDEMFEMLTWAQLGLHRYPCAFLDVRGYYTHLRAMMGHMVAERFVRPEQREDVWFGQDMAALFDWMASYEGRYLPKWVDDRSIDA is encoded by the coding sequence ATGCCCCAACCCACCGCCCTCTGCGTCTATTGCGGCTCCAGCAGCGGCAGCCATCCCGACTACGCCAGCCAGGCCCACGCTTTCGGCACCGAGATGGCCCGGCGCGGCATCGCGCTGGTCTACGGCGGCGGCAAGGTCGGACTGATGGGCACCGTGGCCGACGCCGTGCTGGAGGCCGGCGGCAGGGCGATCGGCGTGATCCCGCGCCAGCTGCTGGACCTTGAGGTCGCCCATCCGGGGCTGACCGAGCTGGTGGTGGTCGAGACCATGCACCAGCGCAAGACCCGCATGTACGAACTCTCCGACGCCTTCGCCGCCCTGCCCGGTGGCTTCGGCACCATGGACGAGATGTTCGAGATGCTGACCTGGGCACAACTCGGCCTGCATCGCTATCCCTGCGCCTTCCTTGACGTACGCGGCTACTACACGCACCTGCGCGCGATGATGGGCCACATGGTCGCCGAGCGCTTCGTGCGCCCGGAGCAACGCGAGGACGTCTGGTTCGGCCAGGACATGGCCGCCTTGTTCGACTGGATGGCAAGCTACGAGGGTCGTTACCTGCCAAAGTGGGTCGACGACCGCAGCATCGACGCCTGA
- a CDS encoding oxidoreductase, protein MSPSNAFRAMRIHNDAAGHRAGIERIDVDALTPGEVLVKVAWSSVNYKDALAGTGKGRILRQYPLNGGIDLAGHVVASADPAFKEGDAVLCTGSGLSETRDGGYAEYARLDARWTIPLPAGLSLRESMILGTAGFTAALALLRMQDNRQTPGLGPVAVTGASGGVGMLAIDIFSRAGYEVHAISGKADHFGFLQGLGASQCIDRHQLAFSGKPMDSARFGGALDNVGGPMLAGLLPLVAPYGNVAICGNAGGIAFDSTVMPFIIRGVSLLGIASAGTARDLREAIWRHLADDWKPRHLDRIATDEVTLEDLPAVFERMLAGRSFGRTLVRVGGA, encoded by the coding sequence ATGAGCCCGTCCAACGCGTTCCGCGCCATGCGCATCCACAACGACGCGGCTGGCCATCGCGCAGGCATCGAACGCATCGACGTCGACGCGCTCACGCCCGGCGAGGTGCTGGTGAAGGTCGCCTGGTCGTCGGTCAACTACAAGGACGCGCTGGCCGGTACCGGCAAGGGCCGGATCCTGCGCCAGTATCCGCTCAACGGCGGCATCGACCTGGCCGGCCACGTGGTGGCCTCGGCCGATCCGGCGTTCAAGGAAGGCGACGCCGTGCTGTGCACCGGCAGCGGCCTTTCCGAGACGCGCGACGGCGGCTATGCCGAGTACGCCCGGCTGGACGCGCGCTGGACCATTCCGCTGCCTGCGGGCCTGTCCCTGCGCGAGAGCATGATCCTGGGTACCGCCGGCTTCACCGCGGCGCTGGCCCTGCTGCGCATGCAGGACAACCGGCAGACCCCGGGCCTCGGCCCGGTCGCGGTCACCGGCGCCAGCGGCGGCGTGGGCATGCTCGCCATCGACATCTTCAGCCGTGCCGGCTACGAAGTACACGCGATCAGCGGCAAGGCCGACCATTTCGGCTTCCTGCAAGGCCTCGGCGCCAGCCAGTGCATCGACCGCCACCAGCTTGCCTTCAGCGGCAAGCCGATGGACTCGGCGCGCTTCGGCGGCGCGCTGGACAACGTCGGTGGCCCGATGCTGGCCGGCCTGCTGCCGCTGGTCGCCCCCTACGGCAACGTGGCGATCTGCGGCAACGCCGGCGGCATCGCCTTCGACAGCACGGTCATGCCCTTCATCATCCGCGGCGTGAGCCTGCTCGGCATCGCCTCGGCCGGTACCGCGCGTGACCTGCGCGAAGCCATCTGGCGGCACCTGGCCGATGACTGGAAGCCCCGCCACCTCGACCGCATCGCGACCGACGAGGTCACGCTGGAGGACCTGCCGGCCGTATTCGAGCGCATGCTGGCCGGCCGGTCCTTTGGACGCACCCTCGTGCGCGTCGGCGGTGCGTGA
- the pilH gene encoding twitching motility response regulator PilH codes for MARILIVDDSPSQLLGLKRIVEKLGHESLTAEDGAAGVEAAKRERPDLILMDVVMPNLNGFQATRIISKDPDTAHIPVVLVTTKDQETDRVWGMRQGAKAYVTKPIKEDELVATIKPLLPA; via the coding sequence ATGGCACGAATCCTGATCGTCGACGACTCCCCGTCGCAGTTGCTGGGCCTCAAGCGCATCGTCGAAAAGCTCGGTCATGAATCGCTGACCGCCGAGGATGGTGCCGCGGGAGTCGAGGCGGCCAAGCGCGAGCGCCCCGACCTGATCCTGATGGACGTGGTCATGCCCAACCTCAACGGTTTCCAGGCGACCCGCATCATCAGCAAGGACCCCGATACGGCGCACATCCCGGTGGTGCTGGTCACCACCAAGGACCAGGAAACCGATCGTGTGTGGGGCATGCGCCAGGGCGCCAAGGCCTACGTGACCAAGCCGATCAAGGAAGACGAACTGGTCGCCACCATCAAGCCGCTGCTGCCGGCCTGA
- a CDS encoding DnaJ C-terminal domain-containing protein, producing the protein MEFKDYYDILGVKPDASEAEIKSAYRKLARQYHPDKNKEPGAEERFKAINEANEALRDPEKRRTYDQLRAGGYRGGEQFRPPPGWGQGGGFDFGGAGDGDFSDFFESLFGRAAGGARGQSRPRKGRDVQAQVQIDLQTAFDGGRTRLALQDGSGERVLEVKIPAGILPGQVIRLGGQGQPGAAGGPSGDLMLEVAIRDDPRFKLEGRNVLHVLPLAPWEAALGATVPVPTLAGAVDLRIPAGSQSGRKLRLKGRGMPGNPAGDQLVELSIRAPAAESDAQREAYEALGKQFMGYDPRA; encoded by the coding sequence GTGGAATTCAAAGACTATTACGACATCCTCGGGGTGAAGCCCGATGCCAGCGAGGCCGAGATCAAATCGGCGTACCGCAAGCTGGCGCGGCAATACCACCCGGACAAGAACAAGGAACCTGGCGCCGAGGAGCGCTTCAAGGCGATCAACGAAGCCAACGAGGCGCTGCGCGATCCGGAAAAGCGTCGCACTTACGACCAGCTGCGCGCCGGCGGCTATCGCGGCGGCGAGCAGTTCCGTCCGCCGCCGGGCTGGGGGCAGGGCGGCGGATTCGACTTTGGCGGAGCCGGCGACGGGGATTTCAGCGATTTCTTCGAGAGCCTGTTCGGACGGGCCGCCGGCGGCGCACGCGGTCAGTCGCGCCCGCGCAAGGGCCGCGACGTGCAGGCGCAGGTACAGATCGACCTGCAGACCGCCTTCGACGGCGGGCGTACGCGCCTGGCCCTGCAGGACGGTAGCGGCGAGCGGGTGCTTGAAGTGAAGATCCCCGCGGGCATCCTGCCAGGCCAGGTGATCCGCCTGGGTGGCCAGGGCCAGCCAGGCGCGGCCGGCGGGCCGAGCGGCGACCTGATGCTGGAAGTGGCAATCCGCGACGATCCGCGGTTCAAGCTGGAAGGCCGCAACGTACTGCACGTGCTGCCGCTGGCGCCGTGGGAAGCGGCCCTGGGCGCTACCGTGCCCGTGCCGACGCTTGCCGGCGCGGTTGACCTGCGCATCCCGGCCGGCTCCCAGTCCGGCCGCAAGCTGCGGCTGAAAGGGCGCGGCATGCCGGGAAACCCGGCCGGAGATCAGCTGGTGGAGCTGTCCATTCGCGCCCCGGCCGCCGAGAGCGATGCCCAGCGCGAGGCCTACGAGGCGCTTGGCAAGCAGTTCATGGGGTACGACCCGCGCGCTTGA